Within Seriola aureovittata isolate HTS-2021-v1 ecotype China chromosome 12, ASM2101889v1, whole genome shotgun sequence, the genomic segment TCGGCGCCGAGCGGCGCGAAGGAGAGCAGGGGCAGAAGCCGACTCGGGCTCATCGTCACCGGGGTGATGGGAGGGTCGCTGGTCGCCCTGTACGCGGTGGCCGCCCCTTTTGTTGCCCCTGCCCTGAGAAAAATCTGCCTCCCGTTTGTCCCAGCGACCACAGCTCAGGTGGAGAATGTCCTCAACGTGCTGCGGGCCAGATCAGGGAGCCTGGTGGACATTGGGAGTGGAGATGGGAGGATAGTAAGTGTGTCGAGGGGATTAAAAATGTCTGCGAAAGACTGAGTACAATTCAGGTCCAGTATTGCtgttctgacctctgacctcctctaGGAACAATAAAGTTGCACTGTTTCACTGTTACTGAACTGCTATTAAAAAGTCAGCGTCTCTGTTGTGCTAGAATTAATGATATTGCAGAAGCATTAGGGATCCTGTTGCTCTTTGTCACTTTATTTGAACatcttttctatttctatcatttctatACATCTTATTCATCTCACCTCTAGTTGAAAAGGCATTTTCTTGTCTTATGTTattaacaacaacataacaagcCATATCATAttcatgcattaaaaaaaaaaaaaaaaagaagcatcaCTTAACACAAATTCAAACTTAAGTAACAGAAAACCTAAGTGGGGGAAACATCCAACCGCTGCTACAGTTGCTATAGATACATAGCTGCTGATAAATAGCATTTCCCTTTGTCTTCCTTCCTCTTGAAGGTGATTGCAGCAGCCAAGCATGGGTTCAAGGCGTCGGGCTTTGAGCTGAACCCCTGGCTGGTGTGGTATTCTCGCTACAAGGCCTGGAGAGAGGGAGTCCATTGCTCCACCTCCTTCCACATCTCTGACTTGTGGAAGGTCAGATATACCTGATTACTATAATAAAGTGTGGAGGATAGTGTTCTGGAAATCACCTGTGACTCAGTCTTTGGGAACTTGTCTTTTTCTTGTTACAGACATCAGGTATTACAATGAAAACAGTGTCTTTTCACTGTGTCATGCCCATTATTTCTGATTCTTTTGCCAGGTCAGTTTTGCTCAGTACTCCAATGTTGTCATTTTTGGAGTCCCTCAAATGGTGAGTTTTTATATTTGTCCTACAgcagtttaattttaattattgtattttaatagTTAATTAATTATACTTTCTTGGTGAGAAATTGTACCATTTGTACCCAAAATATTACCAACATGATATCCTAATTGTTTCCGTCTGTATCTGCAGATGGACCAGCTGGAGCTGAAGCTGGCGAGGGAGTTGCCAAGTACAGCCAAGGTGGTGGCCTGCCGCTTCCCCTTCCCTACCTGGGTCCCTGAAGAGACAGCTGGGGAGGGCATAGACACTGTATGGGTGTACGATGCCGAGACGTTTAAATCACAGCTGCAACAACGAATGACAAGAAAGACAATGCCAGAACAAGAGGACACGccagatatacacacataagTGCAAAAACTCAGATTTTATTAAGTCGTCATCAGGCTTTGTAATCCTTTGATtaactgttttttctgttttttttttttttttaatccatgcaATTTCTACTCCGGGATAGACTGATAAAAGACTGAAGCTCTTCTTTAAAATCCTCTTTTCATCAGTGTCTAAGGTAGATAAGATTTAACAGAAAAAAGTTGGAAACTTGCAAACTCATGCTGAAAGTGAGCTGATCAATCAGTCTGTATTTGACACTCGTGATGCTCAACACCAGACAAGGGATCAAAGAGATTGCAAATGGTGATGACTTGAGAAAAGTCCTTCCTGGGAAAAGTGGTACTGGCCATGGATGATTGCATTGCATCACTTGATTGTGTCAAGGAAGTTGCAGTGCATTTTGCTGTTTATACTATGTATGAAATCACTTTATCATTTCTTgacagaaaaagatttttttgccAAGAGGCTGGTAAATGTAACAGGCTTGTCTGATAGGAGATTGTTCACCACAGTATTTTGAACAGGAAACTACTGCTCTGTgtcctgtttttatgtttgtgtatttattaataaatacaacatgaaCTCCTCAAGCTGACTGGTTTCTCTTTggtgccatctagtggtgaaaACACCGCACAATCACATGTTGCATTGAGAATGTCCTGACCGCCTGCTGATGTAGTATGAAttgaaaatgcttttgtttaaaATTTGCAGATCTAACGGTCACGTCAAAGATAATCGGAGCTTGAACTAAACACTAACTTCAAATGTTCACAAGTAGAGAGTTAGCGGTTCTGCCTTGATACTGACTGACTATCCTGACTACTGTGGAGCAGGGCTGCTTTAGCAGCCAGTCAAGATGGACACCGCTGAGGAAGGTAGCTAATATTAAAACCTTATTGCCCTAATTGTTAGTGTTAACTAGTAAAACCGCTTATACTAACAATGTCTGTATCAGATCTGAACATGTTCGTAACTTCTCTCACTGACAGCGTCCgcttttacattttcttggACTCTGACCAAGGTTCACCAGAATTAAAGAAACCGTTAGCCAATTAGCGTTAGCTGGCTTGCTAACTAGCATTAGCTCACGTCCTTTAGCTATCAGCcgttgtaaataaaaaaagcaacgCGAGGTTTCTGTTGTCTTGCTTTCATAAACACTATTACGTCTACCTTTAAGTGAGCTGTGTAACTTCCAAAGACGGACATGTCACATTAGAAGCATACGTAACCAAGCTAATTATCTAGTTACAAGCTAGTGTTGAATAAGTTTAACGCAATCGTTTTCAGAAACATTACGTTGAGTATAAATAACTAGCTAACGTTACGTTGACCGGTCAGTCCTGCCAGTTGATGAGGCTTGTTTACTGCGTTACAGCGAGTtataacaaagacaaaatatcGTTAATGAGAATAGCGTCTTTAACATACTCTCTACTCTTGTTATTGACATTATTACTCGGACTAGCGTTAATGTAACGTTAGACAACTGCCCCAACACATGTTTCTCTGAGCGCTGTTTATGCTGCGGGAAAGAAACTGGCCTTTAGCTTAGTGTTCAGGTGTCTCAATTTGTGATATTCTTGTTAATATTTTGAATGTAGCAGAAAGTTTATATATGAAGTCAGTCACCAATAAGTACTCTGGGTATCCTAACTGTTATTCTCTTGTATCCTGGGCTAATTATAGTTATTTTTGGTCATCCAGTGACAGGTAATCCAAAGATTACAGTTTGTCATACAGGCAGAATATGACCTGTTCTGTTCTGCACACAGGAGACACATACTCCTGCGAAATCAAATGTGCCACAATTAGAAATTTGGAAAAATCTCAAAGTGTTAATGTTTTGCAGGAAGCctgcatgttgttttcatttttcaccattCAGCATTATATTTAAGGTGTGTCAGGAGTGTGGATCAACCTGACCTGTTGATGAAATGTTTAGAAAAGCAAAGTGCCAAGTTAAAAGAAATACcatggcttcagaaagtattccTCTCACTTTTTGCATActtgtaaatttaattttaaatgaataaacttCACTCAataatccataatgacaaagtgaaaacatgcttttagaagacttttcacattttttaggAGGAAGATGACCAAGAACCCAACAGTAATTTtaacagagcttcagaagtCTTTTGTAGAGATGGGACAACCTGCCAGAAGGATGACCATCTCTGCATCATGCTATTTGGGTTCTTCTGAgtggcagggacagggagaTGGGTCAGTAttgagggaaggatgaatgcagccaaatacagaaaGGTCCTTGAGGAAAACTTGATCCAGAGTGCACGTGACCCAAAAAGTGGGGCGACGGTTCACCTTTTGGCATGACAATGGCCCAAAAGCACTCAGCTAAGACAACAGTAGTGTGGCTTCAGGACAAGCCTCTGACTGCCCATGAGTGGCCAGCTGAagcccagacttaaaccccacAGAACATCTGTgcagagacctgaagatggcagttTACAGACGCTTCACATACAGtctgacagagcctgagaggatctgccaggaagaatgggataaactgcTCAAATCCAGATctgcaaagcttgtagagactttCCCAAGAAGACTCAAAGCTGTAGCTGCTGCCTAAGAGGCTTCTACAAAGTATTGAATTGAGAGTCTGAATACTaacagatatttcagtttttaatttttaataaatttgcgAAATtctataaacatgttttaacttTGTCATTTTGAGTTATTGAGTGCAGACCGAAtctaaaacacaataaaatgtgtaaaaagagaaaaggtctgaatactttctgaagccacgGTTTATCctgaaattatattttgctAAGTTATGTTATTGTGTGCCCACTGTGCAGCGGACATCTGCAGGGTCTGTCGGTCGGAGGGGACCCAGGACAAGCCGCTCTACCACCCCTGTGTCTGCACGGGCAGCATCAAGTTCATCCATCAGGAATGGTATGTTCAATGGCCAAGTtgttataatgtaaaatatgtttggTTGCATTATTTTCTCCAGCCTTCCCCTTTAGAAATCTAGCTTTATGGTTAAAGTTAGGATGGCACCTGTCTATCTCCTCAGTGTGTTTGCTTTCacagatgttgaaatgttttggaAAGAGTCATGAGGGGATGTTAGAAACGAACAGGGATTGTAAAGAAGAGATTCCTTTACATCAATGTCACTGAATATAGTTTAAATAATTACACACCTGACAAACAGTATCAACAGTTAGACACAAACTGAAAGGgaaaatatttttggaaaagGAAGCATTCACTTTTCAGTTGTGATCATGGAAAAGTTGTGTGATTTTACTGCAGGGCCAAAGTGCAAGTGATGTAAAGTTTCTATAggataaaaaaaagggggaatcTCACACGTTGTCTGTTTGTTTCCGCAGCTTACTGCAGTGgctgaaacacagcagaaaagaATACTGTGAATTATGCAAACATAGATTTGCATTTACACCaagtaagttgttttttttcttcatattaagTATGTATGAAATTGTTACGAGCTCCTCTAAGTAACTAATTATCAGtatctcacttcctgtctttttgtcAGTCTACTCTCCAGACATGCCATCTCGCTTGCCTGTCCAGGACATCTTTGCGGGGCTGGTCACCAGTATTGGAACAGCCATTAGATACTGGTTCCACTACACGCTGGTGGCCTTCGCCTGGCTCGGCGTGGTGCCTCTCACAGCATGTAAGTCCCATCATTCCATTGTAATAACCAAACAAAAGGAGATTTAATCAGCAGTTTTCCTATTGTTACCGCATATTGTATTCATTCCCCAACGTCCAACAGAGTTTAGGCAAAAACGAAAGAGAAATTGAATGTTCAGCggtattttacatgtttaaaagAACTTGAGCTcaatataacaaataaataagatcATTCATCCTAGTGCGCAACAACAAATTAACTCACATGTTTTAAGCCGCAAATGACTGCTATTACTCAAGTGGAACTAAGCTTTCATTGTGCTTACTGGCCAAGAATATTGTTCGCCAACCTTTTCAGTTGTTAAGGGATGCAGTGTTTCAACGTTCAGTAGTTCAACATAGTCTGAAATAAACTTTTGAGCTCacctgcttaaaaaaaaaaaaaaaaaacttggactTGCCTGAAAAATGTCTTccagtaaaaataaattcacttttaaataaagtataaCAACTCAATCTGTATCTTGTATCTCAGGCACTATGATTCACTTGtgctgtaaataaatgctttaatTCAGCTTGACGTCTAGTAATATTCCCATGAAAGTTACAGATTTGAAGCGTAGTTTTTAGCTCAGCTTTAGTTTCACACCTGTTGTCGGTTGAAGAAAACGTTCTCACAATGTTGTTGTTGACGTAACCGTTTCCTATGTTGCTTTCCTGACAGGTCGTATCTACAAGTGTTTATTTACCGGCTCTGTGAGCTCTCTCCTTACCCTGCCATTAGATATGCTTTCAACGTAAGTTTGTTTCtggttttcttctctctcactgttccTATATATCGCAggtctttgttttctctgtatctTATTCACCGGAGTTGTCTAAATAAATCCACAAATATAGTTAATGTCTGTTTGATGATTATAGGCTGGTTATTCATATTAGCTCCTTCTGACTGTCTTTCACCTTTTTCCTTCCCTTTATTCAGCTGTGTATTAAAGTTATGTTTGaaattattgtaaaaatatagtaaatccatgtgtgtgtcctctgttctcGCAGACAAAACCTGCTTGCAGACTGTCTCCAGGGTTGTTTTGTGGTCACTTGCACGCTGTGCGCCTTCATCAGCCTGGTGTGGCTCAGAGAGCAGATTGTCCACGGTGGCGCTCCTCAGTGGTTAGAGCAGAATCAACCGCCTTTGGTTCCCAACCAGCCCAACGGCCCTGCACCAGCTAATGACGTGAGCTCACTTTATGCTAAACACAACTAGGCTCCTTTTTCTAGCTGCACATAGAGCAGCACAGGTAGCGTATTGGACCACCGGTGCACTCTGGCACAGTTGGCACATTGACAGGTTCATATCTGTAAAAGATAAGCTAATTGAGTCTATAATTTTACTACTACAGAGTTTACTTAAGGCATTCAATTTTAGTTTGATTAATGACTCTTCAGGTTTATTTAAAATTAGACTATTTTATTATCACACGAAGTTTGATTAAAAGCCACTTTTTTGAATTagttgaaaaataattaaagcaaGTTTAACTGTCTCCTGCACTTTGCCAGTTTTCTGTGCGaggtcacatttgtttttttttgcctgcgTGCTTTGGCCAGCATTTCATCTGAGGGAAAACTTCAGGACTGTTAAGTTTTCTGATAGAGAATGTGCTCGCCAAGCTAGCGAtcacatttgtctgtgttttcaccaAATTAGTAAAGCAGTGTTCGCCAGATAATGTCACTCTTCTGCTGTTATTAGTAAGAAGCAATGCGCTGTAGGAAGAAGTGACTGGCTGTTGCTGATGGGTTTTTTATTTCCCATGTTGTAACCGTCAAGCTGTCCTTGATAACTGCCAAATCCAAAACTGAGTACGGTTAATGAGCAAATAAGAGCTCAAATATTACCTCATGTAACTAACTAGTCGCTCATTATGATTGCGCAGGTTCCAGGTGGTAACGCCGCAGCCAACGGCCAGGCGGCTGCAGACGCCGCAGCAGCCCAGCACCCTGCAGACCCCGCGGCAGACGGCCTGGCTCCTGCCCACCCACACGAAGCTGGCGACCAGGGAGACGAGGCGGAACTTGATGATGACGAAGATGACGACggggaggaagacgaggaggaggaggaggacgaggaaggCAGGGAAGAGGATGCTGCTGATGCCAATAATGGAGGACAAGGTCAGTGTGAACATAAGTTTTTAACAACTTTTAAAATAGTGGTTTTCGAGCTCTTTACGTATCATTCTGAAAGTGGTAATCGTGAAGGTTTTCATTTAGATAAGTGTCTTTTAAATGACTCTCTATTGCCAAATGACGCAGCATTATATAGAAGTCCTCGCAGTTTGCCGTTTTTATGAACTGAGTGTCTGAAGTGACTCACTCGCAAAATCACAAGGGACAAGAGTGACTAACACAAAGTTATTGACGTCTGTGAGACacttattgaaatgaaaatcttcATGATTGCCACTTTAAAGATTGAGTACTTTGCAAAGCTTTTTTCATGaacttgtgttttcattcttcTATAATGGTTTGCATGAACTTTAAGGAGCAGCAACCCTACGTGGTGACGGAGCTACGGAGGAATGTCGTAGGTGTTCTTACTGTTTTTCGATTCTCCTTTTTGCAGAAGATTTGAACTGGAACGCTCTGGAGTGGGACCGTGCAGCAGAGGAACTGACCTGGGAAAGGGTGGGAACCTTTTTCTGTATGTTTCCTGCCCCATTAAGGGCTGTGATGTAGCCGGGACATGAAACTAAAAAAGCAAAGTGTGAGGAGGGGGGCAGGTAGTTGGCAGAAACATCTCTCTGAGTTCTTGTTGTTTGTGAGTGACCTTCTTCTTCGTGTTACTAGGaagttttaaatgtattaacagcagcagagtctaTCGTAAAACCAGTCGTACATGTTGAGTTAGATGAATCATAAGGGATGATTGACACTGTCCTCTTTATGTCTCAGATGCTGGGGCTGGATGGCTCTCTAGTTTTCTTGGTAAGTGCACACTCTTTCTCCTGGAGTCTGCATTAAAGGCTGTTCTGCTATATTTC encodes:
- the atpsckmt gene encoding ATP synthase subunit C lysine N-methyltransferase, producing MSQQELFLDSAPSGAKESRGRSRLGLIVTGVMGGSLVALYAVAAPFVAPALRKICLPFVPATTAQVENVLNVLRARSGSLVDIGSGDGRIVIAAAKHGFKASGFELNPWLVWYSRYKAWREGVHCSTSFHISDLWKVSFAQYSNVVIFGVPQMMDQLELKLARELPSTAKVVACRFPFPTWVPEETAGEGIDTVWVYDAETFKSQLQQRMTRKTMPEQEDTPDIHT